In Helianthus annuus cultivar XRQ/B chromosome 9, HanXRQr2.0-SUNRISE, whole genome shotgun sequence, the following are encoded in one genomic region:
- the LOC110876956 gene encoding jacalin-related lectin 19, with product MKTRVSTYLIELNVTHIGIAIGSKRQDGSILLGPWGGKGGDEWDDGVHTGVREITIVYGSCIDSIRVTYDNYGKPFLAAKHGGIGGSKSGQIKLRFPEEILVSVSGHYCPVVYGGSPVIRSLTFKSNKRTFGPFGVEEGIPFNFFTNGGHIVGFNGRSGWFLDSLGFCLSSPKQNLFQRFQIKFKGFNPLAIKDGEHNKTKGSKGHWWGI from the exons ATGAAAACACGTGTTTCGACGTAtctgattgaactcaatgtaactcATATaggcattgcgattggatcaaaacgtcAA GATGGTAGTATACTATTGGGACCATGGGGAGGAAAGGGAGGAGATGAATGGGATGATGGAGTACACACTGGAGTTAGAGAAATAACTATTGTATATGGCAGCTGCATCGACTCAATCCGTGTAACATATGATAACTATGGTAAACCCTTTCTCGCTGCAAAACATGGTGGTATTGGTGGATCCAAATCTGGTCAG ATTAAGCTGCGATTTCCTGAGGAGATCTTAGTAAGTGTTAGCGGGCACTATTGTCCCGTCGTCTATGGAGGCAGCCCTGTGATTCGGTCACTCACTTTCAAGAGCAACAAAAGAACATTTGGGCCATTCGGGGTTGAAGAAGGAATACCCTTTAACTTCTTCACAAATGGGGGCCATATTGTAGGGTTTAACGGAAGAAGCGGGTGGTTTCTGGATTCACTCGGGTTCTGCCTATCAAGCCCTAAACAAAACCTCTTTCAAAGATTCCAGATAAAGTTCAAAGGGTTCAACCCTCTTGCTATTAAAGATGGTGAACATAACAAAACCAAAGGCTCAAAAGGTCATTGGTGGGGCATATGA
- the LOC118481859 gene encoding jacalin-related lectin 19-like, whose protein sequence is MNFNNDLDHCYLNYMQQDTSIQLGPWGGNVGNYWDDGVHGGVREITLVYGTCIDSIRVTYDNDDESFRAVKHGGMGGIKSAQIKLKFPEEILMGVSGHFCPMVYGGFPVIQSLSFKSNGRTFGPFGMEKGTPFKFFTNGGHIVSFYGRSGWVLDSIGFRLSTHKPSLLRRIQMRIKGFNHHSTEDDEHQKAKGSKGYTWGF, encoded by the exons ATGAATTTTAATAATGATCTCGATCACTGTTACTTGAATTATATGCAACAGGATACAAGCATACAATTGGGACCGTGGGGAGGAAATGTTGGGAATTATTGGGATGATGGAGTACACGGTGGAGTTAGAGAAATCACTCTTGTATACGGTACCTGCATCGACTCAATCCGTGTAACATATGATAACGATGATGAATCTTTTCGAGCAGTGAAACATGGTGGCATGGGCGGAATCAAAAGTGCCCAG ATTAAGCTAAAATTTCCGGAGGAAATCTTGATGGGTGTCAGCGGGCATTTTTGTCCTATGGTCTATGGAGGTTTCCCTGTGATTCAATCACTTAGTTTCAAGAGTAATGGAAGAACATTTGGGCCATTTGGCATGGAAAAAGGAACACCGTTTAAGTTCTTCACAAATGGAGGCCACATTGTAAGTTTTTATGGAAGAAGTGGGTGGGTTCTGGATTCAATTGGGTTCCGCTTATCAACCCATAAACCAAGTCTACTCCGAAGGATCCAAATGAGGATTAAAGGATTTAACCATCATTCTACCGAAGATGATGAACATCAGAAAGCCAAGGGCTCAAAGGGTTATACTTGGGGCTTTTGA